The following coding sequences lie in one Rutidosis leptorrhynchoides isolate AG116_Rl617_1_P2 chromosome 4, CSIRO_AGI_Rlap_v1, whole genome shotgun sequence genomic window:
- the LOC139842996 gene encoding uncharacterized protein gives MTVEEARNDNDIITGTFLVNNCYASVLFDTGADRSYVSIEFCTLFDEKPQTLDTKCLVEMANGKFVKVDRIYKECNLTLANKTFKVDLMPVELGSFDVVLGMDWLSPMKVGIQCFDKTINIPLETGEILVIQGDKGGSKLNLISCIKTRKYLMKGCQAILAHIKEVKPDERNIEDVPVVKDFPELKTVQFLRHVVDSNGIHVDPAKITAIQNWETPKNAKHIRICFSDPERKVDYRTNLITT, from the exons ATGACCGTTGAAGAAGCTAGGAACGATAATGACATCATCACTGGTACGTTTCTTGTCAACAACTGCTATGCTTCtgttttatttgatactggtgctgatagaagctatgtgTCTATTGAATTCTGTACCTTATTTGACGAGAAACCTCAAACCTTAGACACTAAGTGTCTTGTAGAAATGGCTAACGGGAAATTTGTAAAAGTTGACCGAATCTACAAGGAATGTAATCTGACTCTAGCCAATAAAACCTTCAAGGTTGACTTAATGCCTgttgaactaggaagctttgatgtagtcttagggatggattggttatccccGATGAAAGTGGGTATCCAATGTTTTGATAAGACAATTAATATTCCTCTCGAAACTGGTGAAATTCTTGTCATCCAAGGAGACAAGGGTGGTTCCAAACTTAATCTTATCTCATGCATCAAAACCCGAAAGTACCTTATGAAAGGATGTCAAGCCATTTTGGCTCACATAAAAGAAGTCAAGCCAGATGAACGGAATATTGAAGACGTTCCCGTTGTTAAAgactttcctgaa TTGAAGACTGTTCAGTTTTTGAGACATGTAGTTGACAGTAATGGGATACATGTTGACCCCGCAAAGATCacggctattcagaactgggaaacACCTAAGAACGCGAAACACATTC GAATATGCTTTTCAGACCCTGAAAGAAAAGTTGACTACCGCACTAATCTTATCACTACCTGA